ATCAACCCAAACAACCATGCCCATAACCAGCCTCTTCCATATTTTGCTGCCACATATGCACCACCGTTTATAAAATCGTCAATCAACAAGTTCAATTTATACAAACAGGTCACAATTTGTAGGATACTACCAAATTTTCGGAAGAGAAAAAGGGTATAAATGGTTATGATCAAAATAAATGATCATTGAATCAGAGCAAAAGGGAAAGGGTCATACATGAAACGTATTAGCTGGCAGGTCAAGTTCGGTATCTTATTAATTCTATTATCTGCATTATGGTATCTGTTCCATTATTTCATATTCCGTGACTGGCACCACATTTTCATCTACTTGATAGGGGATATTGCCTTTGTTCCCATCGAGGTGCTGCTGGTCACTCTAATAATACACCAATTGCTGAGTATTCGTGAGAAACGCAGCAGGCTGGAAAAATTAAATATGGTCATTGGTGCCTTTTTCAGTGAAGTGGGAACACAGCTCTTGACCTATTTATCTGATTTTGATCCCAAACTGGATGATATCAGGAAGCATCTTATCATGACCGATGATTGGTCTGAAAAAGAGTTCGAAAAGGTCAGCAAAATCATGAAAAATTATGATTATGATATTGAGATCCAGAAGATCGATCTCGAAGAACTGCGCATTTTCCTGATCAGTAAAAGAAGTTTCCTGGTACGAATGCTTGAAAATCCTGTATTATTAGAACACGAGTCATTTACAGAGCTATTAATGGCAACATTCCACCTGACAGAAGAGCTGGCAGCCAGGAAAAACGTCAGGGAGTTTCCTGAAACAGATATCAAACACTTATCAGGGGATATTAGAAGAGCATATATACTGTTTGTAGCGAGCTGGCTGGATTATATGAGTCATCTTAAGGACAATTATCCATATCTTTTCTCCCTTGCCATGAGAACCAATCCTTTTGATGAGGAAGCATCACCCATAGTACAATGAGAGCGGGAAATAATTGAATACAATGACGTTCAAACAATCAAAATCAGGATACGTAAATAATTATACAGGAGGTCTCAACAGTTACACCTGAAATTAAAATATATACACTTAGTACTTGTGTCTATTGCAAACGGTTTAAAAAATTTCTTAAAACCAACGGCTTTGATTTTAAATATGTGGATGTGGACACCCTGACAGGCAGTGAGAGGGAAGATGTCCTGCAGGAGGTAATGATGTTAAATCCAGGGATAAGTTTCCCAACAGCAGTAATAAATGGTAAAGTCATTGTGGGTTTTAATGAAACAGAGGTTATGAGGGCACTTGGATTATGACCGAAGAGACTGAAAATTTATGCCGGGAATTGAAAAAAATGGCTGATGAGGACGGGTATACTCTCCAGCCTGACAAAGAGATACTTGAAGACCTGCTAATCGGGCTTATTGAGAATGAAAAGCGATATGGATACCATGCATGTCCCTGCAGGCTGGCCTCAGGTGTGCTTGCCGAGGATATGGATATCATCTGTCCATGCGACTACCGGGACCCGGACCTGGAAGACTACGGGTGCTGCTACTGTACTCTGTACGTCAACGAGGACTGGATCAGCGGCATGAAACCTCACGACCCCATTCCCGAGCGGCGGCCCGTGAAAAAGATATTAGGAAAACAGGAGCAGGTGGATATGACAATAAAAGAGACCACCGATGAGATATCTGTGTGGCGGTGTACGGTATGCGGTTATCTGTGTGCAAGACATGAACCGCCTGAACAGTGTCCCATATGCAAAGCCAAAAAAGAACGCTTTGAGAAGTTCTCATTATAAGGATGTACGTCCCGACCGGGACTCGAACCCGGGTCTAAAGCTCCGCAAGCTTCAAGGATATCCACTACCCTATCGGGACATAAATTAAACAAGAACTTATCTGGCTTCCTAATACGGTCCAGGGATATTAAACCTTATCCAATGACTGTTTGAGAGCCTCGATATCTTTTTTCAAGTCTTTTATCTCGCTGCTGACCTGGATCAACAGATTACAGCGAAGCTCCTATTTCACGGGCTTGCTCAAGGGTTTTTGGATCATTCGATATCTCGCCCTTTTCATACGCTTTAGGCAGCAGAATGTTGGCAATATCCATTCCCAGATAATCCAGTGACAATTGGAACATCTTAACAACAGCTTCGCAGGCCTCAGGACCTTCTGCCGATGGTATGACCAGCAGTGCACGCTTTTTTTTTAGCTTTTCGGTCTCGCTGTACGGGAGCAGCCTGTCCATGAACAGCTTCATGGGGCCTGAAGGACCGTACCAGTACAGGGGTGTACCGAAGATAATTACATCAGCGCTCTCTATCTTTGGATAGAGGTCCAGCATATCATCATCTATGGAACATGCCCCGGTCCTGCAGTCGCGACAGTCTGTGCATGGTGATATATCCAGGTCGTACAGGCCCAGTTTCTCGTGCTGGTGACCTGCTGCACCACCTAATATCTCATTGATCAGTAAGTCGGTATTTCCACCCTTTCTGGGACTTGCCATTAATGCTAGAATTTTCATGTATCCATCTCCTTATGGTACTCACCAATGCTCTTGATTGTCAACTCACCTTTGCTCATAGCCTCGATAGCATCAGCTGCTGCCAGTGCCGCCTGGATAGTGGTAATGTACGGGACTGAATAGTCAACAGCCGCACGCCTGATCCGGCGGCCGTCCTTGCGGGTCATTTTGCCGGTTGGAGTATTGATGATCAGGCCCACATCATTGGTCCGCATCAGATCGATAACATTGGGGCTGCCATCGTGCACCTTTTTGGTGATGGTAGCCTTGAATCCCTTCTCTTTCAAAAACGCTGCGGTACCGCTGGTGGCAATAAGTTCCAGTCCTGCTTCTGACATCTTCCTGGCCACCTGTAACAGTTGAGGTTTATCCTCATTCCTGATAGACATGAACACCTTGCCTTTCAGGGGCAGCTGGTTGTCTGCAGCCAGTTCTGCCTTGAAAAAGGCCAGCCCGAAACTGTAATCCACGCCCATGACCTCGCCTGTGCTGCGCATCTCGGGACCCAATATAGGATCAGCCCCCGGGAGTTTATCAAAAGGCAGCAGCACCTCTTTCACAGACACATGCCTGGGCATGGGCTCGCTCTTGTACCCCTGCTCCTTCAGAGATACACCCATCATGGCCTTGGCAGCTATCTTGGCAAGGGGCAGGCCCACTGCCTTTGATACAAAGGGAATGGTCCGGCTGCTCCTGGGATTTGCTTCCAGTACATAGACCACGCCATCCTTGTAGGCCATCTGCATGTTCAATATACCTTTTACCCTTAATGCAAGTGCGATGCGTTTCACATAATCGCGCACTGTATCAAGCACGTAATTTCCCAGTGACTGAGGCGGAATAACGCATGCTGAATCCCCGCTGTGAATGCCCGCTTCTTCAATATGTTCCATAATGGCACCGATAAGCACGTCCTCGCCGTCGCATACTGCATCCACATCGATCTCCACGGCTCCTTCAAGAAAATCATCGATAAGTACCGGGTGCCGGGGCGAAATCCTTACAGCCTCCCGCATGTAGCGGTTCAGGTCGTTCTCGTCATACACGATCTCCATGGCTCTTCCTCCGAGCACATAGGAGGGCCGGACAAGCACCGGGTACCCGATATGTGCTGCCACGTCCATGGCCTGGGCTTCAGATATGGCATAACCTGCGTCTGGTTGTGGAATACCCATTTTTTGCAGCATCTTATTAAACCGCTCCCTGTCCTCTGCGATATCCATATCCTCGGGTGTGGTACCCAGGAT
The DNA window shown above is from Methanosarcinales archaeon and carries:
- a CDS encoding flavodoxin family protein, whose protein sequence is MKILALMASPRKGGNTDLLINEILGGAAGHQHEKLGLYDLDISPCTDCRDCRTGACSIDDDMLDLYPKIESADVIIFGTPLYWYGPSGPMKLFMDRLLPYSETEKLKKKRALLVIPSAEGPEACEAVVKMFQLSLDYLGMDIANILLPKAYEKGEISNDPKTLEQAREIGASL
- a CDS encoding ferredoxin:glutaredoxin reductase, with the protein product MTEETENLCRELKKMADEDGYTLQPDKEILEDLLIGLIENEKRYGYHACPCRLASGVLAEDMDIICPCDYRDPDLEDYGCCYCTLYVNEDWISGMKPHDPIPERRPVKKILGKQEQVDMTIKETTDEISVWRCTVCGYLCARHEPPEQCPICKAKKERFEKFSL
- a CDS encoding glutaredoxin family protein, whose translation is MQEVSTVTPEIKIYTLSTCVYCKRFKKFLKTNGFDFKYVDVDTLTGSEREDVLQEVMMLNPGISFPTAVINGKVIVGFNETEVMRALGL